A single window of Methanoculleus sp. SDB DNA harbors:
- a CDS encoding alkylhydroperoxidase, translating to MEFDDILQEIIDRGADKTASRWLREIEDEFGAVPLIFQRMAQRPEVLVSHLLYKDSVTHTSTIDPKYVELISLAVGAALGCTHCVEYHMTSAMSKGATRDEILEVVLIAGLLANSSVLANAYRVVDKNSSECGPSCEINGFSRKKPQE from the coding sequence GTGGAGTTTGACGATATCTTACAGGAAATAATCGACCGGGGTGCAGACAAGACCGCGTCCCGGTGGCTTCGCGAGATCGAGGATGAATTCGGTGCCGTGCCGCTCATCTTTCAGCGAATGGCGCAGCGGCCCGAAGTGCTCGTTTCGCACCTTCTTTACAAGGATTCGGTTACGCATACGAGCACCATCGATCCCAAGTACGTCGAACTGATCAGTCTTGCCGTCGGGGCCGCACTCGGGTGCACCCATTGCGTGGAGTACCACATGACGTCTGCGATGAGCAAGGGAGCGACCCGGGATGAGATACTGGAAGTGGTGCTGATAGCGGGACTTCTTGCAAATTCCTCCGTTCTCGCAAACGCCTACCGCGTTGTCGACAAAAACTCATCCGAATGCGGCCCGAGCTGCGAAATCAACGGATTTTCCCGCAAAAAGCCGCAGGAATAA
- a CDS encoding methyl coenzyme M reductase system component A2 yields the protein MAPLLTVENLCMEFNGNRVLNDVSFQMDEGEILGIIGRSGAGKTVLMHLIRGVDQPPTSGTVRYHVAICDGCSYLDVPSAAGSACPKCGGALRATDVDLWSEENEQLKRRIMRRTAIMFQRTFALYGDDRVIENVLHALDDIGYPGQNAVNRAADLLDEVRLSHRMMHIARDLSGGEKQRVVLARQLAKEPFLLCADEPTGTLDPRTATIVHDMLNTAAETNSMGMLVTSHFSQVVEDICDRAILLEEGNIVKIGSPAEIIRTFMEKADDTETFETAELGEKVLIARDVTKRFISVDRGVVKAVNGVSFDVAEREIFGIIGTSGAGKTTMSRIIAGIIEPTSGEMNVRIGEEWIDMTKPGIQNRGRAKGYIGLLHQEYDLYPHRTVLDNLTDAIGLEFPKELAIRKAQITLRMAGFPEEKSGAVLDRYPSQLSEGEKHRVALAQVLIREPRFILLDEPTGTMDPITKIDVKHSIMHAREEMDETFIVVSHDMEFVKDICDRLALMRGGKIVKIGPTEEVLSHLSAEERQIMAKATEN from the coding sequence ATGGCTCCTTTACTCACGGTTGAAAACCTTTGCATGGAATTTAACGGCAACAGAGTTCTCAACGACGTTTCTTTTCAGATGGATGAAGGTGAGATACTCGGTATCATCGGGAGAAGCGGTGCCGGGAAAACCGTCCTGATGCACCTGATCCGCGGGGTGGATCAGCCCCCGACGAGCGGTACCGTCCGTTATCATGTGGCGATCTGTGACGGGTGCTCGTATCTGGATGTCCCGAGCGCAGCAGGTTCCGCCTGCCCGAAGTGCGGCGGAGCGCTCAGGGCGACTGACGTCGATTTGTGGTCGGAAGAGAACGAGCAGCTCAAACGCCGGATAATGCGCCGGACTGCGATCATGTTTCAGCGTACTTTCGCACTCTACGGCGACGACAGGGTTATCGAAAACGTATTGCACGCTCTGGACGATATCGGATATCCCGGCCAGAATGCGGTGAACCGGGCTGCTGATCTTCTCGACGAGGTGCGCCTGTCCCACCGGATGATGCATATCGCCCGCGACCTGTCGGGAGGCGAAAAGCAGCGCGTTGTTCTTGCCCGGCAGCTCGCGAAGGAGCCGTTCCTGTTGTGCGCGGACGAGCCCACGGGTACCCTTGATCCGAGGACCGCCACGATTGTCCATGATATGCTGAATACGGCGGCGGAAACGAACAGTATGGGCATGCTTGTCACGTCGCACTTCTCACAGGTTGTCGAAGATATCTGTGACCGCGCCATCCTGCTCGAGGAAGGGAACATCGTCAAAATCGGAAGCCCCGCCGAGATCATCAGGACGTTCATGGAGAAGGCCGACGATACGGAGACGTTCGAGACAGCGGAACTCGGGGAGAAGGTGCTGATTGCCCGGGACGTGACAAAACGGTTCATCTCTGTCGACCGGGGTGTCGTCAAGGCAGTGAACGGCGTCTCCTTCGATGTGGCGGAACGGGAAATTTTCGGCATCATCGGCACGTCGGGCGCCGGAAAAACCACAATGTCGCGCATTATCGCGGGCATCATCGAACCCACGAGCGGCGAGATGAACGTCCGCATCGGTGAAGAGTGGATCGACATGACAAAGCCCGGCATCCAGAACCGCGGAAGGGCGAAAGGGTATATCGGTCTCTTACACCAGGAATACGATCTCTATCCGCACCGCACGGTTCTTGACAATCTCACCGATGCAATCGGGCTCGAATTCCCGAAGGAGCTTGCAATCAGGAAGGCCCAGATTACGCTTCGAATGGCAGGGTTTCCGGAAGAAAAGAGCGGTGCCGTTCTCGATCGGTATCCCTCGCAGCTTTCCGAGGGGGAAAAGCACCGTGTTGCGCTCGCGCAGGTGCTGATCCGGGAGCCGCGCTTCATCCTGCTCGACGAACCGACCGGGACCATGGATCCCATCACGAAGATCGATGTAAAACACTCCATCATGCATGCTCGCGAGGAGATGGACGAAACATTCATCGTGGTCTCCCACGACATGGAATTTGTCAAGGATATCTGTGACCGTCTTGCTCTCATGCGCGGGGGCAAAATCGTAAAAATAGGACCGACCGAAGAGGTATTGTCACATCTTTCCGCCGAAGAGCGCCAGATAATGGCGAAAGCGACGGAGAACTGA
- a CDS encoding haloacid dehalogenase, with protein MSVAVVFDSAGTLLHTYRVAKDLIQDSIMVDIETTTLAYACEGRALVTLYVHSRDIIDAAPETLLSSYITEHHTPFGIACSCQVVTGDQVKAALADDRRAHIGDLQDCIRMVWKSCRKEAVVAMASGVMINLVLGGIEFVITSGGRPFPGARSTIRRLQEMGVATYIASGDRTDKLVRIADYLGIPHDNVHGVATPAIKAQVVDDLRTQYDTVVMVGDGINDLNAMYTADLAILSEQQSGKKPSPLYDAADHVITKVTEVVDIVASLKK; from the coding sequence ATGTCGGTTGCAGTAGTGTTTGACAGTGCAGGCACCCTCCTCCATACGTATCGGGTTGCAAAGGACCTCATCCAGGACTCGATAATGGTGGATATCGAGACGACGACGCTGGCATACGCCTGCGAGGGCCGTGCCCTCGTCACGCTCTATGTCCATTCCCGGGACATCATCGACGCCGCTCCCGAAACGCTGCTCTCGTCGTATATCACAGAGCACCACACGCCGTTCGGCATCGCATGCTCCTGTCAGGTCGTCACCGGGGATCAGGTGAAGGCCGCACTCGCCGACGACAGGAGAGCGCACATCGGCGATCTGCAGGACTGCATCCGGATGGTCTGGAAGAGCTGCCGGAAGGAAGCCGTTGTCGCCATGGCAAGCGGTGTCATGATCAACCTCGTCCTCGGCGGAATCGAGTTTGTCATCACCTCGGGCGGCCGTCCCTTTCCGGGTGCGAGATCCACCATCCGAAGGCTGCAGGAGATGGGAGTGGCGACCTATATCGCCTCCGGAGACCGCACCGACAAACTCGTCCGCATAGCCGACTATCTTGGAATTCCGCACGACAACGTCCATGGCGTAGCGACTCCGGCAATCAAGGCGCAGGTCGTGGATGATCTCAGGACGCAGTACGATACGGTCGTGATGGTAGGGGACGGGATCAACGATCTCAACGCTATGTACACCGCAGATCTTGCCATCCTCTCCGAACAGCAGTCGGGGAAAAAACCCTCCCCTCTCTATGATGCCGCCGATCATGTCATCACGAAAGTGACGGAGGTCGTGGATATCGTCGCATCGCTGAAAAAATAA